In Flavobacterium sp. 9R, a genomic segment contains:
- a CDS encoding barstar family protein yields MSIKTIIIDGKNFSTLKTFYEEIDRVLTKDLDWKTGHNLDALNDIFRGGFGVTEYKEPIILIWKNISKSKNDLGIKATQRFYKIKICTDKYNISNVKHWKVKLKELFHKNGKTLFSIIVEIIKENEHIEFKFEN; encoded by the coding sequence ATGAGCATTAAAACAATCATAATTGACGGGAAAAATTTTTCAACTCTAAAAACATTTTATGAGGAAATTGATAGAGTTTTGACAAAAGATTTAGATTGGAAAACGGGTCACAATTTGGATGCTTTAAACGATATATTTAGAGGTGGATTTGGTGTTACTGAATATAAAGAGCCTATAATTCTGATTTGGAAAAATATCTCGAAAAGTAAAAATGATTTGGGAATTAAAGCAACCCAAAGATTCTACAAAATAAAAATTTGTACTGATAAATATAACATATCAAATGTCAAACATTGGAAAGTAAAGTTAAAAGAACTTTTCCATAAAAATGGAAAAACGCTTTTTTCTATTATTGTTGAAATCATCAAAGAAAATGAACATATTGAATTTAAATTCGAAAATTAA